In the genome of Myroides phaeus, one region contains:
- a CDS encoding site-specific integrase, producing MKITLRERLLPSGKINLSIEYYKGTIQQPNGKRKTVRDYENLKLFLHSEPKNAGERKENKETMALAKQILAIREAEFYQGRFELKNTTKGKRTFLDYFHEKTEEKIDSPKNYGNWTATMIHLKRCISPNTIFDDIDEKFIKRVRTYFDKEARTKSNLPLSLNSKYSYFNKFKACLRAAFDEGYLAINYASKAKSFEQAESQREYLTFNELQDLANTECKYEVLKRAFLFSCLTGLRWSDINTMTWSEVRDEDNASRINFRQEKTEGVEYLYISKQARELLGERKGNMDRVFIGLKYSAVYNNAIVLWCNKAGISKHITFHSARHTNAVLLLENGADIYTVSKRLGHREIRTTAIYAKIVDEKMKEASNLIPELSF from the coding sequence ATGAAAATCACACTAAGAGAACGCTTATTACCCAGTGGTAAGATTAACCTATCTATAGAATACTATAAAGGCACAATACAACAACCTAATGGCAAACGCAAAACCGTTAGAGATTACGAAAACTTAAAACTCTTTTTACATAGCGAACCTAAGAATGCTGGTGAAAGAAAAGAGAATAAAGAAACAATGGCACTTGCCAAGCAAATCTTAGCTATTAGAGAAGCTGAGTTTTATCAAGGTCGCTTTGAACTAAAGAATACCACCAAAGGCAAAAGAACCTTTTTAGACTACTTTCACGAGAAAACGGAAGAGAAGATTGATAGCCCGAAAAACTATGGTAATTGGACTGCTACAATGATTCATTTAAAGCGATGTATCTCCCCTAACACAATCTTTGACGATATAGATGAAAAGTTTATTAAACGTGTGCGTACTTATTTTGACAAGGAAGCTCGCACTAAAAGCAATCTCCCTTTATCTCTAAACTCTAAATACTCCTATTTCAACAAATTTAAAGCTTGTTTGCGTGCTGCATTTGATGAAGGCTACTTAGCTATAAACTATGCTTCTAAAGCTAAATCATTTGAACAGGCAGAGAGTCAAAGAGAATACCTAACTTTTAATGAATTACAAGATTTAGCCAATACTGAATGCAAGTATGAAGTTTTAAAACGAGCGTTCTTATTCTCTTGCCTTACAGGTTTACGTTGGTCAGACATCAATACCATGACCTGGTCTGAAGTTCGTGATGAGGATAATGCAAGCCGTATAAACTTTAGACAAGAAAAAACAGAAGGTGTTGAGTATCTCTATATCTCTAAACAAGCACGAGAGCTATTAGGAGAACGTAAAGGCAATATGGATCGTGTTTTTATAGGTTTAAAGTACTCGGCTGTATATAATAATGCCATTGTCTTATGGTGTAATAAAGCTGGTATTTCAAAGCATATTACTTTCCATAGTGCAAGACATACAAACGCTGTCCTTCTACTCGAGAACGGAGCGGATATCTATACTGTATCTAAACGTTTAGGACATCGTGAAATTCGCACTACCGCTATCTATGCGAAGATTGTAGATGAGAAAATGAAAGAAGCTTCTAATTTAATTCCAGAACTAAGTTTTTAA
- a CDS encoding helix-turn-helix transcriptional regulator: MKTIESKDLKKENVSQLQQILLQTIEEFSAFKNQIIHHQRELKEAISLNIAQQKEMLNVQELSDYIGMSTSSIYKLVYNNVIPFYKPNGKILYFDREEINAWLRQNKSQSISQIEQQALNYSFKNRKK, encoded by the coding sequence ATGAAAACAATAGAAAGCAAAGACTTAAAAAAGGAAAATGTAAGTCAATTACAACAAATATTACTTCAAACAATTGAAGAGTTTAGTGCATTTAAAAACCAAATTATTCATCACCAAAGGGAACTAAAAGAAGCTATTAGTCTTAATATAGCGCAACAAAAAGAAATGCTTAATGTACAAGAGTTATCTGACTACATTGGCATGTCCACATCAAGTATATATAAGCTTGTTTATAACAATGTGATTCCATTTTATAAACCCAATGGAAAAATATTATACTTTGATCGTGAAGAAATAAATGCTTGGCTACGACAAAACAAAAGCCAGTCTATATCACAGATAGAGCAACAAGCTTTAAACTATTCCTTCAAGAATAGAAAAAAATAA
- a CDS encoding universal stress protein: MKKILFPTDFSETANNALIYALRMAENQNATLFVLHAYEMPVISATANPVMVQDVYKTIELSNFENFKDQVPQIRDIAKKHNLDHVPMHFILEEGFLNTILKKRVKEEDIDLVVMGTNGNSGLDKKLLGSNTANAIGTLDVPVLSIPHDAIFDGINSIAFTTLFTAQDKVTLEKILKIAKGFDATVKCVHVATAKDRVEASIIESWKANYKDENIKFYIVDSNDVEKSVFEFLDTENIDLLVSVKRNRSFFEKLFTSSMTKKLSYHNYVPVLAFHEE, from the coding sequence ATGAAAAAAATATTATTTCCAACGGACTTCTCTGAAACAGCAAACAACGCGTTAATTTATGCATTGAGAATGGCTGAGAATCAAAATGCAACACTTTTTGTTCTTCACGCTTATGAAATGCCTGTAATTTCTGCTACTGCTAATCCAGTTATGGTTCAGGATGTATATAAAACAATCGAATTGAGCAACTTTGAAAACTTTAAAGATCAAGTGCCTCAAATTAGAGATATTGCTAAAAAACACAACCTTGACCACGTTCCAATGCACTTCATTTTAGAAGAAGGTTTCTTAAACACTATCTTGAAAAAACGTGTAAAAGAAGAAGATATTGATCTTGTGGTTATGGGAACTAATGGTAACTCTGGATTGGACAAAAAATTATTAGGTTCTAATACAGCTAATGCTATTGGTACTTTAGACGTGCCTGTATTGAGTATTCCTCACGATGCTATTTTTGACGGAATCAACTCTATTGCATTCACTACATTGTTTACTGCTCAAGATAAAGTAACACTTGAAAAAATATTAAAAATCGCTAAAGGTTTTGATGCTACAGTTAAATGTGTTCACGTAGCTACGGCTAAAGACAGAGTTGAAGCAAGTATTATCGAAAGCTGGAAAGCTAACTATAAAGATGAAAACATTAAGTTTTACATCGTAGATAGTAATGACGTTGAAAAATCAGTATTCGAATTCTTAGATACTGAAAATATTGACTTATTAGTATCTGTAAAAAGAAACAGAAGCTTCTTTGAAAAATTATTTACAAGTAGTATGACTAAGAAATTAAGTTACCATAACTACGTACCTGTATTAGCTTTTCACGAAGAATAG
- the mnmE gene encoding tRNA uridine-5-carboxymethylaminomethyl(34) synthesis GTPase MnmE, translating to MILQDTIVALATPSGAGAIAIIRVSGKDAITLVNGIFRSIKNKDLTTQKTHTLHLGHIVDGDRVLDQVLVSLFKGPNSYTGENTVEISCHGSTFIQQQIIQLCLRKGAKMAQAGEFTMRAFLNGKLDLSQAEAVADLIASDNEASHQIAMQQMRGGFSSEIALLREQLLNFASLIELELDFSEEDVEFADRTQFKELINRIEFVLKRLIDSFAVGNVIKNGIPVAIVGEPNVGKSTLLNALLNEERAIVSDIAGTTRDTIEDELVIDGIGFRFIDTAGIRETKDVVESIGIQKTFEKIEAAQVVIYLIDGAKLNTESLDSIKVELEKLKNKYPLKPLLVVCNKKDLLTDEQIGLYNENIENLMLMSAKANEGVEELKQALLGFVNTGALRNNETIVTNTRHYDSLLKALEEIEKVKWGLQTNLSADLMAIDIRQALYFFGEITGQVTNDELLGNIFANFCIGK from the coding sequence ATGATATTACAAGATACGATTGTTGCTTTAGCAACGCCTTCAGGAGCTGGTGCAATCGCCATTATACGTGTATCGGGAAAAGACGCTATTACCTTGGTAAACGGCATTTTTCGCTCGATTAAAAATAAAGACTTGACCACACAAAAAACGCATACCCTTCACTTAGGACATATAGTGGATGGTGATCGTGTATTGGACCAAGTGTTGGTTTCGTTGTTTAAGGGACCAAACTCATATACAGGTGAAAATACGGTTGAAATTTCTTGTCACGGTTCAACGTTCATTCAACAGCAGATCATTCAACTGTGCTTGCGAAAAGGCGCTAAAATGGCACAAGCAGGAGAGTTTACTATGCGTGCTTTCTTAAACGGAAAGTTAGACTTATCACAAGCAGAAGCTGTAGCAGATTTGATCGCATCAGACAACGAGGCAAGTCACCAAATCGCTATGCAACAAATGCGTGGTGGTTTTTCAAGTGAAATCGCCTTATTGAGAGAGCAGTTGTTAAACTTTGCTTCGTTGATCGAGTTAGAACTTGACTTTTCAGAGGAAGATGTGGAGTTTGCAGATCGTACGCAGTTTAAGGAATTGATTAACCGTATTGAGTTTGTATTAAAACGCTTGATTGATTCATTTGCTGTGGGGAACGTTATTAAAAACGGTATTCCAGTAGCAATTGTAGGGGAGCCAAACGTAGGTAAATCAACGTTGTTAAACGCTTTGTTAAACGAAGAACGCGCAATTGTTTCAGACATTGCAGGAACTACGCGTGATACAATTGAAGACGAATTAGTGATAGACGGAATAGGTTTCCGTTTTATTGATACAGCGGGAATCCGTGAAACGAAAGACGTTGTAGAGAGCATCGGAATTCAAAAGACATTTGAGAAGATAGAAGCTGCTCAGGTAGTGATTTATTTGATTGATGGAGCTAAGCTGAATACAGAGTCGTTAGACAGTATTAAAGTGGAATTAGAGAAGTTGAAAAACAAGTACCCTCTAAAACCGTTGTTAGTTGTGTGTAATAAGAAAGACTTATTGACAGACGAACAAATTGGGCTTTACAATGAGAATATTGAGAATTTGATGTTGATGTCAGCTAAGGCAAACGAAGGAGTAGAGGAGTTGAAGCAAGCACTTTTAGGGTTTGTGAATACAGGTGCATTGCGTAATAATGAAACGATTGTTACCAATACGCGCCACTACGATTCATTGCTTAAAGCATTGGAAGAAATCGAGAAAGTAAAATGGGGATTACAAACGAATTTATCTGCTGACTTAATGGCAATAGATATTCGCCAAGCCCTTTATTTCTTTGGAGAGATTACAGGACAAGTGACTAACGATGAGCTACTTGGAAACATATTTGCTAACTTCTGTATCGGTAAATAA
- a CDS encoding primase-helicase family protein: MNLDSAEFIRVGTAYYAIIERPTLNKTTEKIMLPWNKETIVNDFGKDFVSTIKKYYGFCCIPQHINYNREIADFYNIYHPVDYQVQRCNDDLTFLESKLKYTLDFIRHIFGEQYHLGLDYFKILLEYPTQVLPVLVLVSKARETGKSTMLKYLRKIFSFNATYINAESFVNNFNSDLDGKLLVLIDEVVTDNQQITERIKFLSTADRNKIERKGRDKEEVESFYKFVMTSNFEDSFMKIDREEIRFWVRKIPQIEKNPDFLDLLFKEIPDFLNYIHTIPYSTTKKTRMWFTPEQIRTEALIKLMNSENNKLQQDVLQLLKELSEMFEEKTICMTPIEACAMIKKLNKRSIIEPNDVRNIFKNWGFTPSNNSNKYSGYDYQSYGEFTRLDRKGRYYEIELSKIALFFDDSDDR; the protein is encoded by the coding sequence ATGAACTTAGATTCTGCCGAATTTATTCGAGTGGGCACGGCTTATTATGCCATTATCGAACGACCTACACTCAACAAAACAACTGAAAAGATCATGCTTCCTTGGAACAAGGAAACTATTGTAAATGATTTTGGGAAAGACTTTGTTTCTACTATTAAGAAATATTACGGTTTCTGTTGCATTCCACAACATATCAATTACAACAGAGAGATAGCTGACTTCTACAATATTTATCATCCTGTTGATTACCAGGTACAAAGATGTAATGATGACTTAACTTTCTTAGAAAGCAAACTAAAATACACCTTAGATTTTATACGTCATATTTTCGGAGAACAATACCACTTAGGTCTTGACTATTTTAAAATTCTATTGGAATACCCTACTCAAGTTTTACCTGTGCTTGTATTAGTTTCTAAAGCTAGAGAAACAGGTAAATCAACAATGCTTAAATACCTAAGAAAGATCTTTTCATTTAATGCAACTTACATCAATGCAGAATCTTTTGTAAATAATTTTAATTCAGATTTAGATGGTAAATTATTAGTACTCATAGATGAAGTAGTTACTGATAATCAACAAATCACTGAACGCATCAAGTTTTTAAGTACTGCTGACAGAAATAAGATTGAAAGAAAAGGTAGAGATAAAGAAGAAGTGGAATCTTTTTACAAGTTTGTAATGACAAGTAATTTTGAGGATTCGTTTATGAAGATAGATAGAGAAGAAATACGCTTTTGGGTACGTAAAATTCCACAGATAGAAAAGAACCCCGATTTTCTAGATCTACTCTTTAAAGAAATCCCAGACTTTCTTAATTACATACATACAATACCTTATTCTACAACTAAGAAAACACGTATGTGGTTTACCCCAGAACAAATACGTACTGAGGCATTGATAAAACTAATGAACTCTGAGAATAATAAATTACAACAAGATGTTTTACAACTACTTAAAGAACTATCTGAAATGTTTGAAGAAAAAACAATTTGTATGACACCAATTGAAGCTTGTGCTATGATTAAAAAACTAAATAAAAGAAGTATCATAGAACCGAATGATGTTAGAAACATATTTAAAAATTGGGGATTTACACCATCCAATAATTCAAACAAATATTCAGGATATGATTATCAATCGTATGGTGAATTTACAAGATTAGATAGAAAAGGACGCTATTATGAAATTGAACTGAGCAAAATTGCTCTATTTTTTGATGACAGTGATGACAGGTAG